A region from the Bubalus kerabau isolate K-KA32 ecotype Philippines breed swamp buffalo chromosome 23, PCC_UOA_SB_1v2, whole genome shotgun sequence genome encodes:
- the PAPOLB gene encoding poly(A) polymerase beta, whose protein sequence is MMPFPVTTLGPQRTPPLPKHYGISSPISLAPPRETDCILTQKLIETLKPFGVFEEEEELQRRILILEKLNNLVKEWIREISESKSLPQAVIENVGGKIFTFGSYRLGVHTKGADIDALCVAPRHVDRSDFFTSFYDKLKLHEEVKDLRAVEEAFVPVIKLCFDGIEIDILFARLALQTIPEDLDLRDDSLLKNLDIRCIRSLNGCRVTDEILHLVPNIDNFRLTLRAIKLWAKCHNIYSNILGFLGGVSWAMLVARTCQLYPNAIASTLVRKFFLVFSEWEWPNPVLLKEPEERNLNLPVWDPRVNPSDRYHLMPIITPAYPQQNSTYNVSVSTRMVMIEEFKQGLAITHEILLSKAEWSRLFEAPSFFQKYKHYIVLLASAPTEKQHLEWVGLVESKIRILVGSLEKNEFITLAHVNPQSFPAPKESPDKEEFRTMWVIGLVLKKPENSEVLSIDLTYDIQSFTDTVYRQAINSKMFEMDMKIAAMHLKRKELHQLLPNHVLQKKKTLSTEGVRLTALDDGSLDLSVNGENSTPVSSLPAASKTGPVTGSTQGRNSPAPAATAASVTGVQLSEVSLQQANPSDSPGGASSESIPQTAPQPAVPPAPKPMVTRVVSSTRLVSHPPRPSGSAATSIANPIVGV, encoded by the coding sequence ATGATGCCGTTTCCGGTGACCACCCTGGGACCACAGCGGACCCCGCCGCTGCCCAAGCACTACGGCATCTCTTCCCCCATCAGTTTAGCACCCCCCAGGGAGACTGACTGCATACTTACCCAGAAATTAATTGAAACTCTGAAGCCCTTCGGGGTTTTtgaagaggaagaggaactgCAGCGCAGGATTTTAATTTTGGAGAAATTAAATAATCTGGTAAAGGAATGGATACGAGAAATCAGTGAAAGCAAGAGTCTTCCACAAGCTGTAATTGAAAATGTTGGAGGGAAAATCTTTACATTTGGTTCTTACAGGTTAGGGGTGCATACGAAAGGTGCAGATATCGATGCGTTGTGCGTGGCACCGAGACACGTTGATCGAAGCGACTTTTTCACCTCCTTCTATGATAAATTGAAACTACATGAAGAAGTAAAGGATTTAAGGGCTGTTGAGGAGGCATTTGTACCAGTTATCAAACTGTGTTTCGATGGGATAGAGATTGATATTTTGTTTGCAAGATTAGCACTGCAGACTATTCCTGAAGATTTGGACCTAAGAGATGACAGTCTGCTTAAAAACTTAGATATAAGATGCATAAGAAGCCTTAATGGTTGCCGGGTAACTGATGAGATTTTACATCTAGTACCAAACATTGACAACTTCAGATTAACTCTGAGAGCCATCAAGCTGTGGGCCAAATGCCACAATATTTATTCCAATATACTAGGTTTCCTCGGTGGTGTTTCCTGGGCGATGCTAGTAGCAAGAACTTGCCAGCTTTATCCAAATGCCATAGCATCAACTCTTGTCCGTAAATTTTTCTTGGTGTTTTCTGAGTGGGAATGGCCGAATCCAGTGCTACTGAAAGAGCCCGAAGAACGGAATCTGAATTTGCCTGTCTGGGACCCAAGAGTAAATCCCAGTGataggtaccatctcatgcccaTAATCACACCAGCATACCCCCAGCAGAACTCCACCTACAACGTGTCTGTTTCAACACGGATGGTCATGATTGAAGAGTTTAAGCAAGGGCTTGCTATCACACATGAGATTTTGCTGAGTAAGGCAGAGTGGTCCAGACTTTTCGAAGCGCCCAGCTTCTTCCAGAAGTACAAGCATTATATTGTGCTTCTGGCAAGTGCGCCAACAGAGAAACAACATCTAGAGTGGGTGGGTTTGGTGGAATCAAAAATCCGAATCCTGGTTGGAAGCTTGGAGAAGAATGAATTTATTACACTGGCTCATGTGAATCCTCAGTCGTTTCCAGCACCCAAGGAGAGTCCTGACAAGGAAGAATTTCGTACAATGTGGGTGATTGGGTTAGTGctaaaaaaaccagaaaactcgGAAGTTCTCAGTATTGACCTCACCTATGATATCCAGTCTTTCACAGACACTGTGTATAGGCAAGCGATAAATAGTAAAATGTTTGAGATGGACATGAAAATTGCTGCAATGCATTTGAAAAGAAAGGAACTTCATCAACTACTGCCTAATCATGtgcttcagaaaaagaaaacactttcgACAGAAGGTGTCAGATTGACAGCCTTGGATGACGGCAGCCTTGACTTGTCTGTCAACGGTGAGAACAGCACGCCTGTGTCGTCACTTCCTGCCGCTTCGAAGACTGGCCCAGTGACTGGCAGCACTCAAGGCAGAAACAGTCCTGCCCCGGCGGCAACGGCAGCATCTGTGACCGGGGTACAGCTTTCTGAAGTTTCCTTGCAGCAAGCAAATCCCAGCGACAGCCCAGGGGGCGCATCCAGCGAAAGCATCCCTCAGACTGCTCCACAGCCAGCTGTTCCTCCAGCACCGAAGCCCATGGTCACCAGAGTCGTTTCCTCAACACGGCTGGTCAGCCATCCACCCAGGCCTTCAGGGAGCGCAGCAACAAGCATAGCTAATCCTATCGTAGGAGTCTAG